The following are encoded together in the Tripterygium wilfordii isolate XIE 37 chromosome 18, ASM1340144v1, whole genome shotgun sequence genome:
- the LOC119984601 gene encoding protein STICHEL-like 2 isoform X1 translates to MTDGMRHSVDIPICRTLVALRRVKSLRDPSTSSASKFSALVDNLNWENSGNNGITLQFGSDFHGGGSDHNGHLRPRNISVSERIEEQVDDFDLRRSFGKSRLTSRENSCWEENVDAITVKQVELNKDEVHKDRSLSEKVCGNRRDEGLNLTCVMPISNPLEDVDSSTALDASKQKSPLRNQVKTSGALGDVSSRVGSPCPSTATGDALSSFSTPLFADEDVFDNNRAGCGIGCCWARTPRFRESNPYSDVEDHPLLSSDVNETGHFRQRNWKPTNKDITPYSETPRSLSQKFRPKFFDELVGHNAVVRSLLGAICRGRITSLYLFHGPRGTGKTSASRIFAAALNCLSREEQKPCGICRECNIFFSGKSKDVKDVDSVRINQNERVKSLMKNAVIPPVSSRFKVFIVDECHLLHGETWAVVLNSLDKLPQHVVFVMITSELDKLPQSAVTRSQKYHFPKIKDADIASRLGKICVEEGLEFDQVALDFIGAKSNGSVREAEMMLDQLSLLGKKITMALVYELIGIISEEELLDLLDLALSSDTSNTVVRARELMRSRIDPMQLMSQLANLIMDILAGEIEEDDTGARRNFSRRHNSEADMQKLSHALKILSETEKQLKVSRNQTTWLTVALLHLSSEPSLLDTNDLKSSSRTAHERDGACCITSSTGESLKPLVPCSRGDDNKPQKLGLQENCKVTLELIWKRATELCQSNSLKNFLRKQGKLSSVCVSQGMAIIELEFHRPHYVSRAEKSWKVIASSLQSILGCNVEIQINLALCPDLKCSNVKKPIFSFLSCSRRMPQKLRLNTQHGSESDISDYASGKPMITERSILSCSSDVGCQMHHGLCHGMESTKALRNSEGNLLSTGRILFRKSPQQDTQKSHRNEVDSQKEQGSSLECPETEDQPNCFPRILRLRKNSSDTSQMICMGNQQQNELALSICDPDPYIFCPSSNNCIDNSKEHGRLEENALCWRTPAIPLNKALQPTNQPQRSSLIHRVLSCGAGR, encoded by the exons ATGACGGATGGGATGCGGCATTCTGTTGATATTCCTATTTGTAGAACTCTTGTGGCACTTAGGAGAGTGAAGTCACTGAGGGATCCATCAACTTCATCCGCAAGTAAATTTTCTGCTTTAGTTGACAATCTCAATTGGGAAAATTCAGGTAATAATGGGATTACGCTGCAATTTGGAAGTGATTTCCATGGAGGTGGTTCTGATCATAATGGTCACTTGAGACCAAGAAATATAAGTGTAAGTGAACGAATAGAGGAACAAGTTGATGATTTTGATTTGCGTCGCAGTTTTGGAAAATCTAGGTTGACTTCACGTGAGAATTCATGTTGGGAAGAAAATGTGGATGCTATTACGGTGAAACAGGTTGAATTAAATAAAGATGAAGTTCATAAAGACAGAAGTTTGAGCGAGAAAGTTTGTGGGAATCGTAGGGATGAAGGATTGAACTTAACCTGTGTTATGCCTATCAGTAATCCTTTGGAGGATGTAGATTCATCTACTGCATTAGATGCTTCAAAACAGAAATCCCCCTTAAGAAATCAAGTAAAAACATCTGGGGCACTAGGTGATGTTTCTAGTCGTGTAGGTAGTCCATGCCCATCCACAGCGACAGGTGATGCATTGTCAAGTTTTAGCACACCGTTATTTGCAGATGAAGATGTTTTTGATAACAATCGTGCCGGTTGTGGGATTGGCTGCTGCTGGGCAAGAACCCCAAGATTCCGAGAATCAAATCCTTATAGTGATGTGGAAGACCATCCCTTATTATCTAGTGATGTAAATGAGACGGGTCATTTCAGGCAGAGAAATTGGAAACCAACTAACAAGGACATCACTCCATATTCAGAAACTCCAAGGAGTTTGAGCCAGAAATTTAGGCCAAAATTTTTCGATGAATTGGTGGGGCATAATGCAGTGGTTAGGTCTCTTTTGGGTGCTATCTGTAGAGGAAGAATAACTTCCTTGTATCTTTTCCATGGCCCCCGTGGTACGGGCAAGACTTCTGCCTCTAGAATTTTTGCTGCTGCATTGAATTGCCTCTCTCGTGAAGAGCAGAAGCCATGTGGCATATGCCGTGAAtgtaatattttcttttctggaAAGAGCAAGGATGTGAAGGATGTGGATTCTGTGAGAATCAATCAGAATGAAAGAGTAAAGTCCCTTATGAAGAATGCGGTAATCCCTCCAGTTTCATCTCGCTTTAAGGTTTTCATTGTTGATGAGTGTCATTTGTTGCATGGAGAGACCTGGGCAGTAGTTCTGAATAGTCTAGACAAACTTCCTCAACATGTGGTTTTTGTGATGATTACTTCTGAGCTGGACAAGTTACCACAAAGTGCAGTGACGCGGTCGCAGAAATATCATTTTCCAAAGATCAAAGATGCTGATATTGCAAGCAGATTGGGAAAAATTTGTGTTGAAGAGGGTCTTGAATTTGACCAGGTTGCTTTGGATTTCATTGGTGCTAAATCTAATGGTTCAGTTAGGGAGGCAGAAATGATGCTTGATCAGCTGAGTTTGCTCGGGAAAAAAATCACAATGGCTTTGGTCTACGAGCTT ATTGGAATTATTTCGGAAGAGGAACTACTTGATTTGCTAGATCTGGCTTTGTCTTCTGACACTTCAAATACAGTAGTAAGGGCCAGGGAGCTGATGAGATCCAGGATTGACCCTATGCAGCTCATGTCACAGCTTGCAAATCTAATCATGGACATTCTTGCGGGTGAAATTGAAGAAGATGATACTGGAGCCAGAAGAAATTTCTCAAGAAGGCATAATT CTGAAGCGGACATGCAGAAATTGAGTCATGCTTTGAAAATACTGTCTGAAACCGAAAAGCAATTGAAGGTGTCAAGAAATCAAACCACGTGGCTTACAGTAGCCCTACTACATTTAAGCTCGGAGCCTTCTTTATTGGATACAAATGACTTGAAGTCAAGTTCAAGAACTGCACATGAGAGAG ATGGTGCTTGTTGCATCACTTCGTCCACCGGGGAGAGCTTGAAGCCTCTTGTCCCTTGTTCACGTGGTGATGACAATAAGCCACAGAAGTTAGGATTACAGGAGAATTGTAAAGTAACATTGGAATTAATTTGGAAGAGAGCAACAGAGTTATGTCAGTCAAATTCACTCAAGAATTTTCTGAGAAAACAAGGGAAGCTGTCTTCAGTTTGTGTTAGTCAAG GTATGGCAATTATTGAATTGGAGTTCCACCGACCTCATTATGTATCTAGGGCTGAGAAGTCATGGAAAGTAATAGCAAGTTCACTTCAGTCAATCTTGGGCTGTAATGTGGAGATTCAGATCAATCTTGCACTTTGTCCCGATTTAAAGTGTTCTAATGTGAAGAAGccaattttcagttttcttaGTTGTTCCCGTAGGATGCCGCAGAAGCTACGTTTAAATACTCAACATGGTAGTGAGTCTGACATTTCTGATTATGCCTCTGGAAAGCCAATGATTACAGAGAGGTCCATTTTAAGTTGTTCTTCTGATGTTGGGTGTCAAATGCACCATGGACTCTGTCATGGAATGGAAAGCACGAAGGCTTTGAGAAACAGTGAAGGAAATTTACTGAGCACAGGGAGAATCTTGTTTCGGAAGTCACCTCAACAAGATACGCAAAAGTCTCACAGGAATGAAGTAGATTCCCAGAAGGAACAGGGAAGCAGCCTTGAGTGTCCAGAGACAGAAGATCAGCCAAATTGCTTTCCTAGGATTCTGAGGTTGCGGAAGAATTCGTCGGACACTTCCCAAATGATATGTATGGGTAACCAACAACAAAACGAGTTGGCATTATCGATCTGTGACCCTGATCCTTACATTTTCTGCCCTAGCTCAAACAACTGCATTGACAACTCCAAGGAGCATGG
- the LOC119984601 gene encoding protein STICHEL-like 2 isoform X2: MTDGMRHSVDIPICRTLVALRRVKSLRDPSTSSASKFSALVDNLNWENSGNNGITLQFGSDFHGGGSDHNGHLRPRNISVSERIEEQVDDFDLRRSFGKSRLTSRENSCWEENVDAITVKQVELNKDEVHKDRSLSEKVCGNRRDEGLNLTCVMPISNPLEDVDSSTALDASKQKSPLRNQVKTSGALGDVSSRVGSPCPSTATGDALSSFSTPLFADEDVFDNNRAGCGIGCCWARTPRFRESNPYSDVEDHPLLSSDVNETGHFRQRNWKPTNKDITPYSETPRSLSQKFRPKFFDELVGHNAVVRSLLGAICRGRITSLYLFHGPRGTGKTSASRIFAAALNCLSREEQKPCGICRECNIFFSGKSKDVKDVDSVRINQNERVKSLMKNAVIPPVSSRFKVFIVDECHLLHGETWAVVLNSLDKLPQHVVFVMITSELDKLPQSAVTRSQKYHFPKIKDADIASRLGKICVEEGLEFDQVALDFIGAKSNGSVREAEMMLDQLSLLGKKITMALVYELIGIISEEELLDLLDLALSSDTSNTVVRARELMRSRIDPMQLMSQLANLIMDILAGEIEEDDTGARRNFSRRHNSEADMQKLSHALKILSETEKQLKVSRNQTTWLTVALLHLSSEPSLLDTNDLKSSSRTAHERDGACCITSSTGESLKPLVPCSRGDDNKPQKLGLQENCKVTLELIWKRATELCQSNSLKNFLRKQGKLSSVCVSQGMAIIELEFHRPHYVSRAEKSWKVIASSLQSILGCNVEIQINLALCPDLKCSNVKKPIFSFLSCSRRMPQKLRLNTQHGSESDISDYASGKPMITERSILSCSSDVGCQMHHGLCHGMESTKALRNSEGNLLSTGRILFRKSPQQDTQKSHRNEVDSQKEQGSSLECPETEDQPNCFPRILRLRKNSSDTSQMICMGNQQQNELALSICDPDPYIFCPSSNNCIDNSKEHGLEENALCWRTPAIPLNKALQPTNQPQRSSLIHRVLSCGAGR, translated from the exons ATGACGGATGGGATGCGGCATTCTGTTGATATTCCTATTTGTAGAACTCTTGTGGCACTTAGGAGAGTGAAGTCACTGAGGGATCCATCAACTTCATCCGCAAGTAAATTTTCTGCTTTAGTTGACAATCTCAATTGGGAAAATTCAGGTAATAATGGGATTACGCTGCAATTTGGAAGTGATTTCCATGGAGGTGGTTCTGATCATAATGGTCACTTGAGACCAAGAAATATAAGTGTAAGTGAACGAATAGAGGAACAAGTTGATGATTTTGATTTGCGTCGCAGTTTTGGAAAATCTAGGTTGACTTCACGTGAGAATTCATGTTGGGAAGAAAATGTGGATGCTATTACGGTGAAACAGGTTGAATTAAATAAAGATGAAGTTCATAAAGACAGAAGTTTGAGCGAGAAAGTTTGTGGGAATCGTAGGGATGAAGGATTGAACTTAACCTGTGTTATGCCTATCAGTAATCCTTTGGAGGATGTAGATTCATCTACTGCATTAGATGCTTCAAAACAGAAATCCCCCTTAAGAAATCAAGTAAAAACATCTGGGGCACTAGGTGATGTTTCTAGTCGTGTAGGTAGTCCATGCCCATCCACAGCGACAGGTGATGCATTGTCAAGTTTTAGCACACCGTTATTTGCAGATGAAGATGTTTTTGATAACAATCGTGCCGGTTGTGGGATTGGCTGCTGCTGGGCAAGAACCCCAAGATTCCGAGAATCAAATCCTTATAGTGATGTGGAAGACCATCCCTTATTATCTAGTGATGTAAATGAGACGGGTCATTTCAGGCAGAGAAATTGGAAACCAACTAACAAGGACATCACTCCATATTCAGAAACTCCAAGGAGTTTGAGCCAGAAATTTAGGCCAAAATTTTTCGATGAATTGGTGGGGCATAATGCAGTGGTTAGGTCTCTTTTGGGTGCTATCTGTAGAGGAAGAATAACTTCCTTGTATCTTTTCCATGGCCCCCGTGGTACGGGCAAGACTTCTGCCTCTAGAATTTTTGCTGCTGCATTGAATTGCCTCTCTCGTGAAGAGCAGAAGCCATGTGGCATATGCCGTGAAtgtaatattttcttttctggaAAGAGCAAGGATGTGAAGGATGTGGATTCTGTGAGAATCAATCAGAATGAAAGAGTAAAGTCCCTTATGAAGAATGCGGTAATCCCTCCAGTTTCATCTCGCTTTAAGGTTTTCATTGTTGATGAGTGTCATTTGTTGCATGGAGAGACCTGGGCAGTAGTTCTGAATAGTCTAGACAAACTTCCTCAACATGTGGTTTTTGTGATGATTACTTCTGAGCTGGACAAGTTACCACAAAGTGCAGTGACGCGGTCGCAGAAATATCATTTTCCAAAGATCAAAGATGCTGATATTGCAAGCAGATTGGGAAAAATTTGTGTTGAAGAGGGTCTTGAATTTGACCAGGTTGCTTTGGATTTCATTGGTGCTAAATCTAATGGTTCAGTTAGGGAGGCAGAAATGATGCTTGATCAGCTGAGTTTGCTCGGGAAAAAAATCACAATGGCTTTGGTCTACGAGCTT ATTGGAATTATTTCGGAAGAGGAACTACTTGATTTGCTAGATCTGGCTTTGTCTTCTGACACTTCAAATACAGTAGTAAGGGCCAGGGAGCTGATGAGATCCAGGATTGACCCTATGCAGCTCATGTCACAGCTTGCAAATCTAATCATGGACATTCTTGCGGGTGAAATTGAAGAAGATGATACTGGAGCCAGAAGAAATTTCTCAAGAAGGCATAATT CTGAAGCGGACATGCAGAAATTGAGTCATGCTTTGAAAATACTGTCTGAAACCGAAAAGCAATTGAAGGTGTCAAGAAATCAAACCACGTGGCTTACAGTAGCCCTACTACATTTAAGCTCGGAGCCTTCTTTATTGGATACAAATGACTTGAAGTCAAGTTCAAGAACTGCACATGAGAGAG ATGGTGCTTGTTGCATCACTTCGTCCACCGGGGAGAGCTTGAAGCCTCTTGTCCCTTGTTCACGTGGTGATGACAATAAGCCACAGAAGTTAGGATTACAGGAGAATTGTAAAGTAACATTGGAATTAATTTGGAAGAGAGCAACAGAGTTATGTCAGTCAAATTCACTCAAGAATTTTCTGAGAAAACAAGGGAAGCTGTCTTCAGTTTGTGTTAGTCAAG GTATGGCAATTATTGAATTGGAGTTCCACCGACCTCATTATGTATCTAGGGCTGAGAAGTCATGGAAAGTAATAGCAAGTTCACTTCAGTCAATCTTGGGCTGTAATGTGGAGATTCAGATCAATCTTGCACTTTGTCCCGATTTAAAGTGTTCTAATGTGAAGAAGccaattttcagttttcttaGTTGTTCCCGTAGGATGCCGCAGAAGCTACGTTTAAATACTCAACATGGTAGTGAGTCTGACATTTCTGATTATGCCTCTGGAAAGCCAATGATTACAGAGAGGTCCATTTTAAGTTGTTCTTCTGATGTTGGGTGTCAAATGCACCATGGACTCTGTCATGGAATGGAAAGCACGAAGGCTTTGAGAAACAGTGAAGGAAATTTACTGAGCACAGGGAGAATCTTGTTTCGGAAGTCACCTCAACAAGATACGCAAAAGTCTCACAGGAATGAAGTAGATTCCCAGAAGGAACAGGGAAGCAGCCTTGAGTGTCCAGAGACAGAAGATCAGCCAAATTGCTTTCCTAGGATTCTGAGGTTGCGGAAGAATTCGTCGGACACTTCCCAAATGATATGTATGGGTAACCAACAACAAAACGAGTTGGCATTATCGATCTGTGACCCTGATCCTTACATTTTCTGCCCTAGCTCAAACAACTGCATTGACAACTCCAAGGAGCATGG